One Natator depressus isolate rNatDep1 chromosome 6, rNatDep2.hap1, whole genome shotgun sequence DNA window includes the following coding sequences:
- the LOC141989904 gene encoding endogenous retrovirus group K member 9 Gag polyprotein-like translates to MVHATKTRSDLTAEELADLVSVCPVTWQDDGQGNQVANWVSLPYSVIREVKKVIREFGLTSTYVRGLIEGLGTGYTLIPEDWKALLRMMLTPRQYVIWLSEYRQMAERQAQVYREQGIIYEQLAGEGQFATVQLQSQLPQAVFPIISACAQHAFRKVPDSGRPTKSFASIRQGASESFMDFTNRLQEAILRQVDSPAAAQEILLKMAVENANEDCRRALQAAQASGILELSDMLRACQNIGTQAHKAGVLAAALRKTGKEGKRCYRCVIPLCLGHSLKAMRVPIARYVVRTVVGSSPVCSTGTETAWRGTRGCRTPYRSFS, encoded by the exons atggttcacgcaacgaagactcgctcagatcttacagcagaggagctggctgatctggtctcagtttgtccggtgacctggcaggatgatggccagggcaaccaggttgcaaactgggtcagtttgccttactcggtgatcagagaggtaaagaaagtgattcgcgagttcggcctgactagcacgtatgtgcggggtctcattgaagggctaggtactgggtacaccctgatccctgaagactggaaggcactgttgcgcatgatgctgacgcccaggcagtatgttatttggcttagtgagtatcggcagatggcggaacgccaagcccaggtatatagagagcaaggtatcatttatgagcagttggcaggggagggccagtttgctaccgttcagctgcagtctcaactccctcaggccgtcttccccattatttccgcctgcgcccagcatgctttccggaaggtcccggattcgggcaggcctactaaaagctttgccagtatccgtcagggtgcatcagagtcctttatggattttaccaacagattgcaggaggccatcctccgacaggtggatagccctgcagcggctcaggagatcctgctaaaaatggcggttgaaaatgcaaacgaggattgccgccgtgctctccaggctgcacaagcctctggaattctagagctgtcggacatgctgcgggcgtgccaaaacatcggaacccaagcacataaggctggagttctggctgccgccctgcgaaaaaccgggaaggaggggaagcgttgttaccgctgtg tcatacccctctgcctgggacactcactgaaggcaatgcgcgtgccgatcgcgcgttacgtggtcag gaccgttgtgggttccagcccggtgtgttcgaccggcactgaaacagcatggcgtggcaccaggggctgtcgaaccccataccggagtttcagctga